In one Verrucomicrobiia bacterium genomic region, the following are encoded:
- a CDS encoding Hsp20/alpha crystallin family protein, whose protein sequence is MHRIKSSVHFARQTSRMDPAGGEGDWVPNTDVYTTDEGLVIKVELAGMRREDLSLCIEENRLRISGNRPDGCRAPKCNFLVMEINYGRFENVIEIPSGYDLSRATAAYVNGFLRIDIPLQQTERNGHSSTGRGS, encoded by the coding sequence ATGCATAGGATCAAATCGTCGGTGCATTTTGCGCGGCAGACCTCGCGCATGGACCCCGCCGGGGGCGAAGGAGATTGGGTGCCGAATACCGATGTCTATACCACCGACGAGGGGTTGGTCATCAAAGTGGAGCTCGCCGGCATGCGCCGGGAAGACCTTTCCTTGTGCATCGAGGAGAACCGGCTGCGGATCAGCGGCAACCGGCCCGACGGCTGCCGCGCCCCCAAGTGCAATTTCCTGGTGATGGAAATCAACTACGGGCGGTTTGAAAATGTGATCGAAATCCCCAGCGGTTATGACCTGAGCCGCGCCACCGCCGCGTATGTGAACGGCTTTTTGCGGATTGACATCCCCCTACAGCAAACCGAGCGCAACGGGCATTCCTCCACCGGACGCGGTTCCTGA
- a CDS encoding MnmC family methyltransferase, producing the protein MPSSGSPTAAMAPDYAIVRLPTGVCSIRAVAAGETFHPVIGPAAEARALYVEQMRLAERLAAHAGEFVIWDVGLGGAANALAVLDAARPLPAVLRVISFDCTVEPLRFALAHAAELGYLRGREALLHQLATERHIELQEAALSVYWELQVGDFPTLLHSPAANTWPKPHLILYDPFSPARNPEMWTLPLFQRLHALLDASRPCAMATYSRSTMLRVTWLLAGFFVGTGCATGEKEETTLAATHRELVERPLPAAWLARARRSTCAEPLHSPQYQRRRLSSASWEKLQSHPQFQPLQAGHPSVL; encoded by the coding sequence ATGCCCAGCAGCGGCAGCCCCACCGCGGCCATGGCCCCGGATTATGCCATTGTGCGCCTGCCCACCGGCGTGTGCAGCATCCGGGCTGTGGCGGCGGGGGAGACCTTTCACCCGGTCATCGGCCCGGCTGCCGAAGCCCGCGCGCTATACGTGGAGCAAATGCGCCTGGCGGAGCGGCTGGCGGCGCATGCAGGCGAATTTGTAATTTGGGATGTGGGGCTGGGCGGCGCGGCCAACGCCCTGGCGGTGTTGGATGCCGCCCGTCCCCTGCCTGCAGTGCTGCGGGTGATCAGTTTTGACTGCACGGTGGAGCCGCTCCGTTTCGCTCTGGCCCATGCCGCGGAGCTGGGTTATCTGCGCGGGCGGGAGGCGTTGCTCCATCAACTCGCCACCGAGCGCCATATCGAATTACAAGAGGCCGCCCTGAGCGTATATTGGGAATTACAAGTGGGCGACTTCCCCACCCTGCTGCACAGCCCGGCGGCGAACACCTGGCCCAAGCCGCACTTGATTCTCTACGATCCCTTCTCACCCGCCCGCAATCCGGAGATGTGGACGCTACCCCTGTTTCAGCGGTTGCATGCCCTGCTGGATGCCTCGCGCCCCTGCGCGATGGCGACGTATTCCCGCAGCACGATGCTGCGCGTCACCTGGCTGCTGGCCGGGTTTTTTGTGGGCACAGGTTGCGCCACCGGCGAGAAGGAGGAAACCACCCTGGCCGCCACGCATCGGGAATTGGTGGAGCGGCCCCTGCCGGCCGCCTGGCTGGCGCGGGCCCGGCGCTCCACCTGTGCCGAACCCCTGCACAGTCCGCAGTACCAACGGCGGCGGCTTTCGTCCGCAAGCTGGGAGAAACTCCAAAGCCATCCGCAATTTCAGCCCTTGCAGGCCGGACATCCGAGCGTATTGTAA
- a CDS encoding 2,3-bisphosphoglycerate-independent phosphoglycerate mutase → MNLDAVYSELTLKTNAKIALVVLDGLGDLATKAQGEMTPLEAAKTPHLDALVAQGCAQGRMIPVAPGITPGSGPGHLALFGYDPLEYQVGRGVIEALGLGVELKAGDVCARANFATLDANGIVTDRRAGRIPTEVCERLCKLLADKIKKIGDTEVIIKAGKEHRFVVVFRGKGLEGPLTDADPNREGFPIPQVKPRDPANAKQKKMAKLVADFYKAALPLLKNEKPANGFLMRGIAHQPEIPLFEERYLLKPACLAVYPMYKGLAQLVGMKKLEGAQTIAEQFRAYLAEYNNFDFFFIHYKYTDKYGEDGNFEAKKKAIEEFDAALPILLEKKPDVLCITGDHSTPCALKAHSWHPQPVLIHSAYSGSDKLQRFTETGANQGSLGVFEAKYLIRLLQANARMFDKFGA, encoded by the coding sequence ATGAACCTTGATGCTGTGTATTCGGAGCTGACGCTTAAAACCAACGCCAAAATTGCCTTGGTGGTGCTGGATGGGCTGGGGGATCTCGCCACCAAAGCCCAAGGCGAAATGACTCCGTTGGAAGCCGCCAAAACCCCCCATCTGGATGCCCTGGTGGCCCAGGGCTGCGCCCAGGGCCGCATGATCCCCGTCGCCCCGGGCATCACCCCCGGAAGCGGCCCCGGTCATCTTGCGCTCTTTGGCTATGATCCGCTGGAGTATCAGGTGGGCCGCGGGGTCATCGAAGCCCTGGGACTGGGCGTGGAGTTGAAGGCGGGCGATGTTTGCGCCCGGGCCAACTTTGCCACCCTGGACGCCAACGGCATCGTGACCGATCGCCGCGCCGGGCGCATTCCCACCGAAGTCTGCGAGCGCCTGTGCAAGTTGCTGGCCGACAAAATCAAAAAGATCGGCGATACGGAAGTCATCATCAAGGCGGGCAAGGAGCATCGTTTTGTGGTGGTCTTCCGCGGCAAAGGACTGGAAGGCCCCCTGACCGACGCAGATCCCAACCGGGAAGGGTTCCCTATTCCCCAGGTCAAGCCGCGCGATCCCGCCAACGCCAAACAGAAGAAAATGGCCAAACTGGTGGCGGACTTCTACAAGGCCGCCCTGCCCCTCTTGAAAAATGAGAAGCCGGCCAATGGTTTCCTGATGCGCGGCATTGCGCATCAACCGGAAATCCCGCTCTTCGAGGAGCGCTACCTGCTCAAACCGGCCTGCCTTGCGGTTTATCCGATGTACAAGGGGCTGGCGCAACTGGTGGGGATGAAGAAGCTCGAAGGAGCGCAAACCATTGCAGAGCAATTCCGCGCCTACCTGGCGGAATACAATAATTTTGATTTCTTCTTCATTCATTACAAGTACACGGACAAATACGGCGAAGACGGCAATTTCGAGGCGAAGAAAAAGGCCATCGAAGAATTTGACGCCGCCCTGCCGATCCTGCTGGAGAAGAAGCCGGATGTGTTGTGCATCACGGGGGATCATTCCACGCCGTGCGCCTTGAAGGCGCACTCGTGGCATCCGCAACCGGTGCTGATTCATTCCGCCTACAGCGGCTCGGACAAGTTGCAACGGTTCACCGAAACGGGCGCCAATCAAGGCTCGCTGGGCGTTTTTGAGGCCAAGTACCTCATCCGCCTGCTCCAGGCCAACGCCCGGATGTTTGACAAATTCGGCGCCTGA
- the waaF gene encoding lipopolysaccharide heptosyltransferase II — translation MKILLLKPSSLGDVAQAVPVLRLLRRWRPEAEIWWWIEKDYAALLEGDPDLTGLYRFDRRGWRHGRGWLGWWDTVQQMRSRRFDWVIDLQSLARSGVFAWLANGALLAGLEDGREGAHGFYDLCVPRPHPLAHAVDWYVSVLRRLGVPTTLPFVWLPPRFAAHRSITQRWRPEGKVWVAMAPGARWPNKRWPVEHFSTLARLLVAAHPAIQIVVMGGAADSPLAQAIAVEAPGRILNLAGQTTLPETVEWLRLVSVVVTNDTGPMHIAAALRTPVVALFGPTEPARTGPYGQPQNVLQLSLPCVPCMKATCHHRPLLECLQTLPPARVLERVLALLETSRPPHESRWELAASGGGQ, via the coding sequence GTGAAAATCCTGTTGCTCAAGCCAAGCTCGCTGGGTGACGTGGCGCAGGCGGTGCCTGTGTTGCGTCTGCTGCGGCGCTGGCGTCCGGAAGCGGAAATCTGGTGGTGGATCGAGAAAGATTATGCGGCTTTGCTGGAAGGGGATCCCGATTTGACGGGGCTGTATCGCTTCGATCGCCGCGGCTGGCGCCACGGGCGGGGCTGGCTGGGCTGGTGGGACACCGTCCAGCAGATGCGCTCCCGTCGTTTTGACTGGGTGATTGATCTGCAAAGCCTGGCGCGCAGCGGGGTGTTTGCCTGGCTGGCCAACGGCGCATTGCTCGCCGGCCTGGAAGATGGCCGGGAGGGGGCGCATGGCTTTTATGATTTGTGCGTGCCGCGCCCGCATCCGCTGGCCCATGCGGTGGATTGGTATGTGTCAGTGCTGCGGCGTCTGGGCGTGCCCACCACCCTTCCCTTTGTCTGGCTGCCGCCCCGGTTTGCCGCGCATCGTTCCATAACCCAGCGATGGCGCCCGGAGGGCAAGGTGTGGGTGGCGATGGCGCCCGGTGCGCGCTGGCCCAACAAACGCTGGCCGGTGGAACACTTCAGCACCCTGGCACGGCTTTTGGTGGCGGCGCATCCGGCAATTCAAATCGTAGTGATGGGGGGGGCGGCTGACTCCCCCCTGGCCCAAGCCATCGCGGTGGAAGCCCCCGGGAGGATTCTCAACCTTGCCGGTCAAACCACCCTGCCCGAGACCGTGGAGTGGTTGCGGCTGGTCTCCGTAGTGGTGACCAATGACACAGGTCCCATGCACATCGCGGCCGCACTGCGGACGCCGGTGGTGGCGTTGTTTGGGCCGACGGAACCCGCCCGCACCGGTCCGTACGGGCAACCGCAAAATGTCCTGCAACTGAGCCTGCCATGCGTGCCCTGCATGAAGGCCACCTGTCATCACCGGCCGCTGCTGGAGTGTCTGCAAACTCTGCCCCCGGCCCGGGTTTTGGAGCGGGTTCTCGCTCTGTTGGAGACTTCCCGCCCGCCACATGAGAGCCGCTGGGAACTGGCGGCGTCCGGCGGAGGCCAATAA
- a CDS encoding segregation/condensation protein A, protein MSDYRVKFEVFEGPLDLLLYLIKKEEVDIYEVNLTKLATQFIEYIELMRMLDLEVAGEFLVMAATLMYIKSRELLPKEQQVTPEGEEDEEDPRWELIRQLVEYKKFKDAAAQLQQLEIARENTYVRTPARIEMEAPAPRRGEVSIFDLLNAVNAVLKRFAERQQAASEIYDDPWTVSEKIDFLHQRLKTTPVLRFSELFAAALTRAEVIVTFLALLELVRLRAVLITQTEDFGEIEIARAPEPAPLEEAEALKAKAEELAVAPDAPLPRPVTATESADAPTVVVKIKPPETPGAEASSPVTPPHP, encoded by the coding sequence ATGTCGGATTACCGCGTCAAATTCGAGGTGTTTGAAGGTCCCCTGGACCTCCTTCTCTATTTGATCAAGAAGGAGGAGGTGGACATTTACGAGGTGAACCTGACCAAGTTGGCCACCCAGTTCATTGAATACATCGAATTAATGCGGATGCTGGATTTGGAGGTGGCGGGTGAATTCTTGGTCATGGCCGCCACCCTGATGTATATCAAGAGCCGGGAGCTGCTGCCCAAGGAGCAGCAGGTAACCCCGGAAGGCGAGGAGGACGAGGAGGATCCGCGCTGGGAGCTGATCCGCCAACTGGTGGAATATAAAAAATTCAAGGATGCGGCCGCCCAGTTGCAGCAGTTGGAAATCGCCCGTGAAAACACCTACGTCCGCACGCCGGCGCGCATCGAGATGGAGGCTCCCGCACCGCGGCGGGGCGAGGTCTCCATTTTTGATTTGCTCAACGCCGTCAATGCCGTGCTCAAACGCTTCGCCGAAAGGCAGCAGGCGGCCTCGGAAATCTACGATGATCCATGGACGGTCAGTGAGAAAATTGATTTTCTGCACCAGCGCCTCAAAACAACGCCGGTGTTGCGTTTCTCCGAGCTGTTCGCCGCCGCCCTGACGCGCGCCGAGGTCATTGTCACCTTTCTGGCCCTGCTGGAGCTGGTAAGGCTGCGGGCGGTGCTGATCACGCAAACCGAGGATTTTGGCGAAATTGAAATCGCCCGCGCGCCCGAGCCTGCGCCCCTGGAAGAGGCGGAGGCCTTGAAGGCCAAAGCCGAGGAACTGGCCGTGGCCCCGGATGCCCCCCTGCCGCGGCCCGTCACCGCCACCGAATCGGCCGATGCGCCCACCGTGGTGGTGAAAATCAAACCGCCCGAAACCCCGGGGGCCGAAGCCTCCTCGCCCGTGACGCCCCCCCACCCCTGA